Proteins encoded within one genomic window of Candidatus Cloacimonadota bacterium:
- the trmB gene encoding tRNA (guanosine(46)-N7)-methyltransferase TrmB, which produces MLDDREFFVLEPGEGFLEPAKIFENNQPLHLEIGSGKGEFLSQYAPLHPEWNFLGLEAADKRIRNILKKISPERHPNVRLMRMMVDEKIAELLPEKSVACVYIQHPDPWPKRRHHKRRLFQPAFLGALAGVMKPGAELHIATDHEEYSFWIAEMMLKQEEFVSLQNEVIQSSPSLQDHVATWYETEQRRQGFEPYFMLFKRI; this is translated from the coding sequence ATGCTTGATGACCGCGAATTTTTTGTTCTGGAGCCTGGGGAAGGCTTTTTGGAACCAGCGAAAATCTTTGAAAACAATCAGCCTCTGCATCTGGAAATAGGTTCCGGAAAAGGTGAATTTCTCTCTCAATACGCGCCGCTTCATCCCGAGTGGAATTTTCTGGGCTTGGAAGCCGCCGATAAAAGAATACGCAATATTTTGAAAAAAATCAGCCCGGAACGCCATCCCAACGTGCGTTTGATGCGTATGATGGTGGACGAAAAAATAGCGGAACTTCTGCCTGAGAAATCGGTGGCCTGCGTTTATATCCAACATCCAGACCCCTGGCCCAAGCGGCGACACCACAAACGCCGGCTTTTTCAGCCCGCTTTTCTGGGGGCTTTGGCTGGAGTGATGAAACCCGGAGCGGAGCTGCACATCGCCACCGACCACGAGGAATACAGCTTCTGGATTGCGGAAATGATGTTGAAACAGGAGGAATTTGTGTCGCTGCAAAATGAGGTTATCCAAAGCAGCCCCAGCCTCCAAGACCACGTGGCGACCTGGTATGAAACCGAACAGCGGCGTCAAGGTTTTGAACCGTATTTTATGCTCTTCAAACGAATCTGA
- the ftsY gene encoding signal recognition particle-docking protein FtsY has translation MSLITKLRTKLARTKSGFLGKIAEAVKLRGKVDDELMEEIEEILIRCDTGVEMTQTIMDSLTERIRVDRITDAGVVQTVLGEIMQNILLKDYAELGNLFDEIDAKPYVIAFVGVNGVGKTTSIGKMANALVQAGKRVMIIAGDTFRAAAIEQLAIWAERAGATLIRSHQNADPASVIYDGIASALARDFDVVMIDTAGRQHTRENLMLELSKIDRTIKKLIPEAPHQSLLVVDATTGQNAISQAVNFHKVMPLTGLVLSKYDGTSKGGIIFNLKHNLDLPVRFIGVGEGIGDLEVFDAEAFVQAFFETSEEVEEEQ, from the coding sequence ATGAGCCTGATCACTAAACTTAGAACGAAACTTGCCCGCACCAAAAGCGGTTTCCTGGGCAAAATTGCCGAAGCGGTCAAGCTGCGAGGCAAGGTTGACGACGAACTGATGGAAGAAATCGAGGAGATTTTGATCCGCTGCGACACCGGGGTTGAAATGACCCAAACCATCATGGACAGCCTCACGGAGCGCATCCGCGTGGATAGGATTACAGACGCCGGCGTGGTTCAAACCGTCCTCGGTGAGATCATGCAGAATATCCTGCTCAAAGACTACGCGGAACTGGGCAACCTCTTCGATGAAATCGACGCCAAACCCTACGTGATTGCCTTTGTGGGCGTGAACGGAGTGGGAAAAACCACCAGTATCGGAAAAATGGCGAACGCCCTCGTTCAGGCTGGAAAACGCGTCATGATTATTGCCGGTGACACCTTCCGCGCCGCCGCCATCGAACAGCTCGCCATCTGGGCTGAGCGTGCCGGTGCCACTCTCATCCGCTCCCATCAGAATGCCGACCCCGCCTCCGTGATTTACGATGGCATCGCCTCCGCTCTGGCTCGTGATTTCGACGTGGTTATGATAGACACCGCCGGACGCCAACACACGCGTGAAAACCTGATGTTGGAGCTCAGCAAAATTGACCGCACCATCAAGAAATTGATTCCCGAAGCGCCTCATCAATCCCTGCTCGTTGTGGACGCCACCACAGGCCAAAACGCCATTTCCCAAGCTGTTAACTTCCACAAAGTCATGCCCCTCACCGGGCTGGTTCTCAGTAAATATGATGGCACCTCCAAGGGCGGAATCATCTTCAACCTCAAACACAACCTCGATTTGCCCGTGCGTTTCATCGGAGTGGGTGAGGGCATCGGCGATCTCGAAGTCTTTGATGCCGAAGCTTTTGTCCAAGCCTTTTTTGAAACCTCTGAAGAAGTGGAGGAAGAACAATGA
- the dusB gene encoding tRNA dihydrouridine synthase DusB, giving the protein MTAFSLQDICAEKLWLAPLAGFTDRAFRQLCKENGADVLVSEMVSADGLSRDSLRTIQYAHFEEVERPFGIQIFGSEPSVMAKAAEYCLDFQPDFIDINMGCPVRKVVKRGAGSALMRELPKAREIVSEVKSALGGSCFLGVKFRSGWSLEELNYIEFGKMVEEAGADFICLHARTQSQMFSGQADWAHIAALKKEVSLPVIGNGDVKTPEDVGRMMAETGCDSVMIGRGALGKPWIFSQSKQLWESGDYNPITKNQLLETIFRQIELSLKFKPERVVYKELRSQLCHYTKGLIGSAELRRAINQAESTEQIKELIRESETFRLL; this is encoded by the coding sequence ATGACCGCATTCTCCCTACAGGATATTTGCGCTGAAAAGCTGTGGCTGGCGCCCTTGGCTGGCTTTACTGACCGCGCTTTCCGGCAGCTTTGCAAGGAAAATGGCGCAGACGTGTTGGTGAGCGAAATGGTGAGCGCGGATGGGCTAAGCAGGGATTCCTTGAGAACCATCCAATACGCGCATTTTGAGGAAGTTGAGCGTCCTTTCGGCATCCAAATCTTTGGTTCAGAGCCTTCGGTGATGGCGAAAGCGGCGGAGTATTGTCTGGATTTCCAGCCGGATTTCATCGATATAAACATGGGCTGTCCGGTTAGAAAAGTGGTGAAACGCGGAGCAGGCAGCGCCCTGATGAGAGAGCTTCCCAAAGCCAGGGAGATTGTGAGCGAGGTCAAATCCGCATTGGGGGGTTCCTGTTTTCTGGGGGTGAAATTTCGCAGCGGCTGGAGTCTTGAAGAGCTGAACTACATTGAGTTTGGCAAAATGGTGGAGGAGGCTGGCGCGGATTTTATTTGTCTGCACGCCCGCACTCAAAGCCAGATGTTTTCCGGACAGGCGGATTGGGCTCACATCGCCGCTCTTAAAAAAGAAGTGAGCTTGCCTGTAATCGGAAATGGCGACGTGAAAACACCGGAGGATGTGGGCAGAATGATGGCTGAAACGGGCTGTGATTCCGTGATGATTGGCCGTGGCGCCCTGGGGAAACCGTGGATATTTTCGCAGAGCAAACAGCTCTGGGAAAGCGGCGACTATAATCCGATAACCAAAAACCAGCTTTTGGAAACCATTTTCCGGCAGATTGAACTGTCTTTGAAATTCAAGCCGGAACGCGTTGTGTATAAAGAACTTCGCTCACAGCTTTGTCACTATACGAAAGGGTTGATTGGTTCGGCGGAATTACGGCGCGCCATAAATCAGGCTGAAAGCACAGAGCAAATCAAGGAACTGATTCGGGAAAGTGAAACTTTCAGGCTGCTTTGA
- a CDS encoding DUF4405 domain-containing protein gives MNPKILKILNPILLLTVIFTLVGLVGYNITELEPWRQLHFISGALFFLAAILHLILNWGWVKASYLKRKKAGK, from the coding sequence ATGAACCCCAAAATTCTCAAAATACTAAACCCCATCCTCCTTTTAACGGTCATTTTCACGCTGGTCGGCTTGGTCGGCTACAACATCACCGAGCTGGAACCCTGGCGCCAGCTTCACTTCATCTCCGGCGCCCTCTTCTTTTTGGCTGCCATCCTGCATCTAATCCTAAACTGGGGCTGGGTTAAAGCCAGCTACCTCAAGCGTAAAAAAGCTGGAAAGTGA